A window of Saimiri boliviensis isolate mSaiBol1 chromosome 1, mSaiBol1.pri, whole genome shotgun sequence genomic DNA:
GAGTACCATGGCACAGtatcagctaactgcaacctccgcctcccaggttcaagcaattctcctgcctcagcctcccaagtagctgggattacaggcctgcatcatgacacctgggtaatttttgtatttttagtagacactggatttcaccatgttagccaggctggtttccaactcctgagttcaagtgatccacacacctctgcctcccaaagtgcagagattacaggcatgagccactgcacctggccagtttacCAAGCCCTTTCCTGGACATAGGCTCCCAGAAGCTACCAGACatgccaggggagggacagcctgATATAGCCATTGGGACAGCTATCCCCTTCCCCTGCTCTAAGAGTCCTTGTCTAGCCTCAagacactagcctgggcaacatagcaagaccttgtctctacaaagaaatttttaagaatttggcTGAGTACAgcattcacgcctgtaatcctagcacttcaggaggctgagttgaaaggattgcttgaggccaggagttcaagaccagcctgagcaacaaagtgagaccctgtttccacgaaaacaaaaattaactgggcatagtggcacatgcctgtagtcccagctacttgggaggctgaggctcaggcccaggaggttgaggctgcaatgagctatgattacaccactgtactctgtcCTGGGTGACTGACAGAaagagatgctgtctctaaaaaacaacaacaaaaaaattcaggaCAGTGAACATGAACGAAGTTGCGAGTTAGATGTTAATTCTCCCTCTATTTTCACCTGGGAATGCTGGGTTGGTAGTAATCCTCCCCAGATGTGGAGGACAGAAGAGAGGCTGGCCTTGTGGGGCGGTTCTGGTCAGCTCAGTGCATGGACTGTTccccgtgtgtgtgtgcctgcaattTGGGGTGGTGTCCAGGGGCTCAGCAAGGCATGTGCACCTGGGCTGGGGTGTGTCAGACACTGTCACTGACAAGCACCTCCCCTCAGAACCCGGTTCCTGGAGAATGTGGCAGCAGCAGAAACTGAGAAGCAGGTTGCGCTGGCCCAGGGCTGGGCAGAGACATTGCCTGGGGCCATGCCTGATGAGGCAGATGGACACTTAGGTGAGTAGGTAGgtgggaaggcagaggctgcctgTTGCCCTGTTGCCCCACAGAGGGCATGACACTGACAGCTGCTTCCCTTTCTTTAGATGCCCGGGAACTCTGGGACTCCCCAGAGACAGCCCCTGTACCCAGAACACCCCATAGCCCTGCCCCCCGTGTTCTGCTCCGGACCCAGCGAAGCCTTGAGCCAGAGCCCAAGGAGCCACTGATGCCATCAAGCCCCAAGGCTGAGCCCACTTGGGAGCTCCCTACCCGTGCACCCAAGCTCTGCATTGGGGACTTGGACTTCTCAGATCTGGGGGAGGACGAAGACCAGGACATGCTGAATGTAGAGTCTGCGGAGGTTGGGAAAGGGgtcccacctcccccacccccactgcccctgTTCTCTGGagtccccccacctcccccacctctaCCTCCCCCACCCATCAAAGGCCCcttcccaccacctccacctctggCTGCGACTCTTCCTCCTTCAGTGCCTGACAGTGCAGCCCTCCCCACCAAGAGGAAGACAGTAAAACTTTTCTGGCGTGAGCTAAAGCTGGCTGCGGGCCATGGAGTCTCTGCAAGCCGCTTTGGGCCCTGCGCCACCCTCTGGGCTTCACTGGAGCCTGTCTCAGTGGATACGGCCCGGCTAGAACACCTCTTTGAGTCCCGTGCCAAAGACGTGCTGCCCTCCAAGGTACATCTATGGATCTGCACGGTAGCCCCAATGGAGGTGGGAGGGAATCAGAGCTCAAGGATCTGACCTGTTGGAGTTAGTCACTCACTTCCCacatggggaaaccaaggcaaaGAAAGGAGTGGGGAATTGCCCAAGGTCTCCTAACAAGAGATTAGCAGTGCCCCAACTAGAATCTagttgcctgggcatggtggctcatgcctgtaatccaggagtttgagaccagcctgggcagcataatgagcccttatctctactaaaagttggGCCaagtgcagaggctcatgcctgtaatcccaggactttgagaggctgaggtgggtgcatcatttgaggtcaggagtttgagaccagcctggtcaaattggcaaaaccccatctctactaaaaatataaaatgagccaggtatgatgatgggtgcctgtatcccagctacttgggatgctgaggcagaagaatcaattgaacctgggaggtggaggttgcagtgagccgagattgtgccactgcactccagcctgggtgacagagcaagacaaactcaaataaataaataaataaataaataaataattgttaaaaaagaaaattagccaggcacagtggctcactcctgtaatcccagcactttgggaggccaaggcaggcagatcacttgaggccaggagtcggagaccagcctggctagcatggtgaaactccatccctactaaatatacaaaaattagctgggtgtgtggcttGTGCCTGGactcccggctacttgggaggctaaggcaggagaattgcttgaaactgggaggcaaaaaaaaaaaaaaagttgcacatggtgatgcatgcttgtaatcccagctacttgggaggctgaggccggaagaTCTCAGAAGATAAACTGCAGTGgactatgatggcaccactgcactccaacctgggtggcagagcgagaccttgtctcaaaagtatctaaattcggccgggcgcggtggctcaaacctgtaatcccagcactttgggaggccgaggcgggtggatcacgaggtcgagggatcgagaccatcctggtcaacatggtgaaaccctgtctctactaaaaatacaaaaaattagctgggcatggtggcgcgtgcctgtaatcccagttactcaggaggctgaggcaggagaattgcttgaacccaggaggcggaggttgcggtgagccgagatcgcaccattgcactccagcctgggtaacaagagcgaaactccgtctcaaaaaaaaaagaatctaatgtCTTATACATCCCAGTTCACCAGTTTGTCAGTTGTGGGatcatttggcttttttttttttttttttttttaaagagacggggtttcaccatgttgaccaagctggtttcgaactcctggcctcaagtgatccacccacctatgcctcccaaagtactgggattacaggcgtgagccactgcgcctggcccatcaTTTGGCTATTTAGAGGAGGGCCTTGGAGTGCCCTCTTAGATTATTGTCTCAGCTAGTCCCTTCCTCAGTCTTACACTGCCCTTCCCCCAACCATGCAGAAAGCTGGTGAGGGCCGTCGGACAATGACCACAGTGCTGGACCCCAAGCGCAGCAATGCCATCAATATTGGCCTAACCACGTTGCCACCTGTGCATGTCATTAAGGCTGCCCTGCTCAACTTTGATGAGTTTGCTGTCAGCAAGGATGGCATTGAGGTGGGGACACCCAGCTATGTCCCTTGGTGGGTGGGAGGTCTGGCCCTCTCCTTGGTAGGTGGGCATTTCCTGTCCCTCAAGTGGTGGGCGTAGGCTTGGCATTTCTGCAGGGCAGCCCTCAGACTCTGGGACCTCCCCTAGATGACTGAGGGAGGGGTCAAGACCAATGCCTGAGGCCTCAGGCCTGCACTGAGGGGGCCATGTCAGGCTCTGGCTACATCCTCAGAAGCTACTGACCATGATGCCCACGGAGGAGGAACAGCAGAAGATCGAGGAAGCCCAGCTGGCCAACCCTGACATACCCCTGGGCCCAGCCGAGAACTTCCTGATGACTCTTGCCTCCATTAGTGGCCTTGCTGGTCGTCTACAACTCTGGGCCTTCAAGCTGGACTATGACAGCATGGAGCGGGTACCTGGGTCTTGGAGTGGGATAGACAGTAGGGACAGGTAAGCATCATGACCATGTAGTCTGAGAATCCCTGGTCCCCCATACCAGGAAATTGCTGAGCCACTGTTTGACCTGAAAGTGGGTATGGAACAGCTGGTACAGAATGCCACCTTCCGCTGCATCCTGGCTACCCTCCTAGCTGTGGGCAACTTCCTCAATGGCTCCCAGGTGAGTGAGAGTACATGGGGACTGGGGAGTCAGGGCTCTGGAGCCAACCAGGCCCAGGCTCAGAAAGGGTCCTTTCAGAGCAGCGGCTTTGAGCTGAGCTACCTGGAGAAGGTGTCAGAGGTGAAGGACACCGTGCGCCGTCAGTCACTGCTACACCATCTCTGCTCCCTAGTGCTCCAGACCCAGCCTGAATCCTCTGACCTCTACTCAGAAATCCCTGCCCTGACCCGCTGTGCCAAGGTTAGCACCTGCCAGAATCAACCAAGGCCAAAGGAGGAATGAGGGAGCGCTGCTTCCTGGGCctggctcttcctccttctccctatTTGGGCTGCTGTGCCAGGGTTTGGTCCAGCCACCTTCGTGCCCTCTGCCAGAAATGTTCTTTCCTCTATTAGCCTGGCCACACCTACTCAgtctttgagtctcagtttctaaCTGCCACTTCCCCCAAGAAACCTTCTGTTCCTTATCATATCAAATTGACTTGTCTGTCTCTTGTAATGCAAGAGTCCATGAGTTTTTGGAATCTATGAGTTTTTGGATATCTCCTTAAAGCCCAAGCTGGCCCGTCTGGCCCAAAGGCAGCCTCGGGCAGTGTCTTGTCTACCGGGTGTGGGGAGACAGTGCACCCCCTTGCTCTCCCAGGTGGACTTTGAGCAGCTGACTGAAAACCTCGGGCAGCTGGAGCGCCGAAGCCGGGCAGCTGAGGAAAGCCTGCGGAGCTTGGCCAAGCATGAGCTGGCCCCAGCCCTGCGTGCCCGCCTCACCCACTTCCTGGCCCAGTGTGCCCGCCGTGTTGCCATGCTGAAGATAGTGCACCGTCGTGTCTGCAATAGGTAGGGCTATGGGCCCAAGAGGGGCAGGATCACCACCACCCTCCCTCAGACAACAAGCAGGACTCACTGTCCCTCCCTACTCCTGCCTAGGTTCCACGCCTTCCTGCTCTACCTGGGCTACACCCCGCAGGCAGCCCGTGAAGTGCGCATCACGCAGTTCTGCCACACACTGCGGGAGTTTGCACTTGAGTATCGGACTTGCCGGGAACGAGTgctacagcagcagcagaagcgGGCCACATACCGTGAGCGCAACAAGACCCGGGGACGCATGATCACTGAGGTGGATGCCCTTCCAGGACTAAGTCTTCATTGCCACCCCCATGGTTTCCTTCACTCCTCCCAGCTCACCCTTCTTCCCTCTCCAGACAGAGAAGTTCTCAGgtgtggctggggaagccccCAGCAACCCCTCTGTCCCAGTGGCTGTGAGCAGTGGGCCAGGCCGGGGAGATGCTGACAGTCATGCTAGTATGAAGAATCTGCTGACTAGCAGGTCTGAGAACACCACACACAATCGCCGCAGCAGAGGTGAGACTCACAGCTGCTGGGGGATTGGGCTCCAGGACCACCTTGGCCTGACCTCCCTATCTTGCCTCCCTCAGGCATGGTCCAGAGCAGCTCCCCAATCATGCCCACAGTGGGGTCTTCCACTGCATCCCCCGAAGAACCTCCAGGCTCCAGTTTACCCAGTGATACATCAGATGAGATCATGGACATGCTGGTGCAGTCTGTGACCAAGAGCAGTCCTCGTGCCTTAGCTGCTAGGGAACGCAAGCGTTCCCGTGGCAACCGCAAGTCTTGTAAGTAACCCCCAACAACCCCACTGCCCACCTGAACCCCATCAACCCCCTCCAACCCTGTTCTGTCCCTGCAGTGAGACGGACGTTGAAGAGTGGGCTCGGAGATGACCTGGTGCAGGCACTGGGACTGAGCAAGGGTTCTGGTCTGGAGGTGTGAAGGTGCTGCATCCTGGAAATCTATCTGGACCCTGGACTGCAGTGCAAGAGATGACAGAGTGAGGAGGGCCCAGAGCAGAATTCTGGCCCCAGAACTCTATAACCAGGAGCCATGCCTTCAGCAGtattagctgtgtgtgtgtgcatgtgagggtgtgtgtgcgcgcgtgcatgCGCATattatgcatgtgcatgtgtgtgggctCCTTGAACTCAcggagcaaaataaaattttcttaacgAATCcaacagccttttctttctttcagggtCCCCACCAGGCGGGGACTGTAGCAGGAGGGAAATCCCATAGGACTAGCTCTTCCTGCCTCATCCCTCATCACCCACACAGCCATCAGCCACATTCTAAGCCATTTATTCAATGACCCTATAGAGTATAAGCATACCCGATAACTCAGACTTGCTTTTGGCCCCTGGACTAGGCCCTCATTGCTCCAGGCATGAGGGGCCATGCAGCCTGACACAGCCACCCAGGGCCAGCAGCCTGTGGCCACAATGTCAATGGCTATAACCGCTTCATCTGCCGCCGCTCCTGTCGGCGCTGCCGTTTCTCATTGTGCTCTGGTACTGGGGTGCCACTGTCTGCAGTGAACCAAGGACCTAGCACATTCACCCACAGGAGGTAAAGGGCCCGGCCTGGAGCCTACAAGAGAAATGGTAAATTGAAGCAAGGTGCAGGGAATAAAGGATGGGAAGGGTTAGATGCTGCTTCTTGGGATCGCCCCCAGCTCACATACCAGAAGCCAGAAGGACCAGACATAGAGAGAGAAGCAGCTGAGCACCTGCACGATGGCTGTCAGCAGGATCACATCCTTAAGGTGCCTGTGGACAGAAAGAAGGCTGCCAAAGACAGCAGATGGGCCCCAGTTCAACTCCCTTCCACCCTTTTCAAGTTGCAAGTTGCTGTGCTTCTTGGGCTATCTGGGCCCCAGCCCTGGGGCCGCTCACCTGGGCTGGCGGTGGGGGACACTCACTCTGCCATGCCCTGCTCCATGTTGAGGTCCATGCCACCATCCATCAGGGCCCCATCCTCAGAGAACGCTGCCCGTGCCATCGAGCTCATAGAGTGGTAGCTGGCCCCATATATTGCCAGACTAAAGCCCAGAGCCAACTGCAGAGCAAGAATTAGGGTATAAAAGGCCAGCCACTAACCCTATGCACTCATCCACTTCCCACCTCCCAGGATGTAAATACTTACCCAGGCCCAAAATGAGGCAGATGAGTAAAAGAAGACCAAGGTGACAAGGCAGTAAATGGCCTGCAAGCAATCACAGGATCAGGCTGGGGTCAGAAGACACCTTCAAACCATGGGTTTCCCTCAACTCTGACCAAGGTTTAGGCCAGGCTGTGGGAGGAGCAAGGTTATTCTTACGGGCTGGAAGGAAGGGCCCTGCTCCCTGAATCCCAAATACCCAGACTCTCCTCTGACACCCAACTCAGCCCAGGAAAGAAGCCTTTGTGTACTTGTAGGTAAGAAGGGCTCTCAAATTCAGCTACGACTGAAttcatttcctttgtgttttacTAGTCAGCACTTTCTCTGTGCCCAGATCTTCTCCCATTTCTTTCTGATTGGGGCTCTCTTCTAGAGCTCTGTCGGGTACCAGTACTCCTCACCAAGCAGGGCTGAGGACTGGGGACTGTAAGTGGGCATAGAAGCAAGGAGGCAGGCACTTACATTGGCCCCTAGTATGATCCGCAGGTAGAACTTCAGGGTCTCTCTGTTCTCTTCAAATATCTGCTTCTTCCCTCTCGTGCCCACTTTGCCCTTGGGCTGCAGAGGGGTGATGAGATGCCGTCAGAAGGCCACCGTCCTCCTCATTCTCCCCACCTGCCTGGTTAGCTATAGAGCTCCAGCCGCAACTCAGCCAGGTTCCCGTAGTGCTGAAACCTAGCACAATCCCTGGGATGTCCACCCATCCTCCAGTCCACCCTGCATAGGGCTGACACCATCTCTCCAGCACCCACAGCTAGGATCGCCTCCTGCTTGCCCTGGAACAATTCAACCCTAAACTAATACCGCCTCTGGCTCCGTTGGTAGTCTGGCTGTGGGCTAATGATGACTCTTCTAAAGGTACTCCTGAGCGGAGTGCCTCTCTCATGCCTCCGCTGGCGTAGGCCCGATCTGGGCTAACGCCCACCTCAGGTCAGACATTTCTGGCCTGCTCTGGTACCGAAGCCCACCCTACTCCGGCACTAGTACTGGTATGGTCCTGCGCCGCCATCCCTCTGCCCCGCTCTCGTACAGTCTGGTCAGGGGATGGCGTCCCTCTCCGGCCCACCCCACATCCCTTGTCCTTTCTTAGTTTTCACTCTCACAGCCCCGGGAGAGCTTTGCTGGTGCGGACCCTGCCCTACCACTTTTCTTACCGCCATGGTGCGAGGCAAACGCCCAGCCCAGCAAACAAGGGTGAGCGACCGAAATCGCAATCACTAAGCACCACATCCGCAGTGCATACACTTCCGGCGCAGACCGAAGTCGTCAGCCTCTGGGACGAAAATACGGCTCACTTCCTTCCTAAGCCCCGCCTCAGATGGGCGAGACTACACTTCCCAGAAAGCATTGCGCGGGGGGCGGAGGAGGCAGGGATGCGATGGCGGAGTCGCTGCCCCAGGAGGTGAGAGGAAGCCGCCCTCAGGCCTAGCTCCGGACAGACCCCGCCCTCGGGGTCCTGAGCTTTGGGGGAGGGGCTGTCAGATAGCTAGCCTGGCCCCTCCAGCTTGACGGAAACGACCCGCCCGGCAGATCCCGGGGCCTTCTAGCTCTGGGTAACGGCTCTGCCTTTGGGCCACTCTGTCCCCTTAGCTTAGGGGACCGTCCCGCCCTTCCCTATCGGCCCCAGGAGATGACTGCCCTGTTACCTCAGCGAGAACAGGCCCTCTGCCCATCTCCTTCCCTTGAGATGACTGTCTCCTCTTCCCTCACTTCTGGAAGGTGTCCGCTCCATCTCATCGTCCCGAAGGGTAACTGATCTTATCCCCATTGGTCCCTTGGGATGATCTCTCCATTTCCTACGCCCCGATAGAGACGGCCGCCCCCTCTCCCTGGCAGTGGGAAACAGACTGCTCCCTCCCCATCAACTGCAGTGATCTCTGAGTTCCTTTAGCTAGGACAGGCCTGTTCCGCATTCCTAGGCCCCTAGTGATGGCCGCCCTTACCTCTTTCACTCCATGGGATGTTTGCTCCTTCCTCTTATCCAGGGACAAGACCACTCTGCCCCCATCTGCCAGGAAGATAATAGGTTTTGTCCCCAGTTGCCTGTTGGAATGGCTTCACCATCTCTTTTGTCCTGAGGTTGGCAAACCCCTCTCTCTGCCCATGGAAAACAGGCCACCAGTCCTGGAATGATGCTCCCTATTCTTAGGAAAAATAGGCCTGTTCCCACCCCGTTGAGCTTGCAGTGCCATCCCTTGCCCGCTTAGCTTCAAGGGCTAGCTATTCCATCCCCATAAATCCTATGAGTGACCAATCATATATCCAGTAGCCCCCTTGAAATGGGGCTCATGGGCTCCATCCTTATCACTGCCTCCTTTGGTTCCTTTAGAAAGACCACCCCCTTCTTAAGTCAATGAGTATCCCTCCCCTACTCACCCCAAGGGATGACAGGTTTGTTCCCCTCTCTCTTTGTTCTTGGGTTGGCTGCTTAGGCCCAGAAGACAGAATGGCCAGTATCTTAACTCAGCTCAAACAGGCTTCCCTTCCTCCCCGAAGGGATTGGGGCTTGGTCAGTCCCAGTGCCCATCAATACTGTCTTCCCCATGCCTAGCCTCCCCAGAAGTCTATTCTCCCAGTCATTCTTCTCTCAGTAATGACTATTTTATTTCCCTGACCCCTTCCCTGAGCAAACTCTTGGTGAAAATAGAGATAGAGGACTGGACTGTATATCCTTAATTTAATCCAGTAAGTATTGGCTGAGCACTGAGCCTATGTGCTTGGCATCTGAGAAGGGAAGGAGCGATCACAACGGGTTGGTGAAGTCAAGGTTCAGGAAGGGCATCCCAGGGAAAAGGCCCGCATAGGCAAAAGGAAATAGATATGCTGTTTGTAGGACAGTGGGGAGACTGGATTGGGGAAGTTCAGGGACCAGCAAGTCCAATTAGGCATGGACACCTGACAGTGCTGATCCAGGAGTAGAGACTGTCCTGAGAGTACTGGTGAACCCTGAAGGTTTATGGCAGGGGTGAGCTGAAACTGAAAACTGTTTTATAGGAAAAATTGACCTTGTGAAAAGTGTGCAGAGTGTATTACTGAGGATGAACTTGGAGGCAGAGAGTTCAGGTGGGAGATTGTGGAAGGAATCCAGGTTTCAGGTGGTGGAAATCTGAACTACTGAGGTGGGAAAGTTGCAAAGGTAGAGATTTTACTAACAGCAATCCAGCAACCACTTATGGAGCATCTACTTGTCACGaacacactatatatatgtaaaatttaatcCCATAAGGCTAtgatctagatttttttttaaggatccctgttttatagatacggaaactgaaactcagagaggtcaagtaccTTATTTAAGATCACACAGCACTATGACAGGAAGTATTGGAGCTGGAATTTGATTGAGTCTAGGTTAGCCTGGCCTAAAGTCTGTGCATTACACCTGTATCTGGGAGGAAGGGACAGAAGTGCTTGAATAGTCCGAAGTGTTATCAGGTGGATGCTCTGTTGGCATTGAAGTCCCCTTCAGTAGGCTTCATTGGGAGGGGCTGTTTTGGGCTGAGGGTAGAATATGAGTTTTGGTTGAGATTAAATCAATGGCTAAACATTTGCATGGACAGTTGGCAATATGGATTAGCATTCGGCTAATAAGACAATATGGGAATATTAACTTGTTGGTTATTCCTGTGTTggtaaacagaaaaccaaaagacACAGGTCTGAGCCCTAGGAGCTGCAGAAGAATCCAAAAATGAGGCAATTGGGATGCAGGAAGGAAGAttccagaagaaaagaatagTTAATATCAAATCATTCTAGGCCTCAGTGGCAACTGCTTCCCCAGTTCCGTTTAGGGCTTTGAACCACACTACCCCCTAGGTGGGGGGAAGGGCCTGAGCCTCCCAGGCTAGGTCTTACTGGGATTAAATCTTAACAACCAGTGGAGAGGGCAAGGTGGCAGTAGACAAGATGGCAAAAGAGCAGGCCCTCAGAGCCTGAGCCATGAGGGCAGGAGGATCTATGATTTCCTGACAATCAGAGTGAGCATAACTGGCCTACTATGCTCTAGATCCTATGCAAGACACTTGGCTGTgtccgttttttttgttttgttttgttttgtttttccctgagacggagtttcgctcttgttacccaggctggagtgcaatggcgcgatctcggctcacctgcaacctccgcctcctgggttcaggcaattctcctgcctcagcctcctgagtagctgggattacaggcacacgccaccatgcccagctaattttttttttattttttagtagagacagggtttcaccatgttgaccaggatggtctcgatctcttgacctcgtgatccacccgcctcggcctcccaaagtgctgggattacaggcttgagccaccgcgcctggctgttgttgtttttgtttttgtttttgtttttttctaagacggagtttcactcttgttgcccaggctggagtacagtggcacgatcttggctcactgcaacctctgcctcccacgttcaagcaattctcctgcctcagcctcccaagtagctgcgattacaggcatgtgtcaccctGCCtgacgaatttttgtatttttagtagagaaggggtttcaccatgttgatcaggctggatagtctcctgcctcagcctcccaaagtgctagaattacaggtgtgagccaccacacccagctggctgtgttctttaattctcacaataacccaTTTAATCTCACTACAACTGCCATTTCCCAGATAAGGAAAACAAAGTTCAGAGAGGTCAGTTGGCAGAGATCTGAACTAGGTTTATCTGGCCTCAATGCCTAGGCTTTTTCTACCCAGCTAGGCAGGAAGTTTGATTCTTATCACTTAGTGCAAGCCTGTATCCAGCTCAGGAAAGGTTTGTTTACAGTAAAGATACCTGAAGCCTGGAGCAGGGAAGTAAATGCTTCCCGAAGCTTCACATCCAAGATAAAGTAGAAGTCAGTGCTCTGGTGCCCTCAGACCCATGGTACTGTCAGCTGAAGTTGTTTCCAAAGACCTCCCAGCTCTAACAGCCCCCAATGCCCTGTCTTTTTCCCTCAGATGCTCACATATATTCTGAGCTTCCTGCCTCTGTCAGATCAGAAAGAGGCCTCCCTCGTGAGTTGGGCTTGGTACCGTGCAGCCCAGAATGCCCTTCGGGAGGTAAGGCACCCACCCTCCCCTGTCCCTTCCTCAATTGTTTCTCACTTCAGCTTACTCGTGGCCCTGCTCATGCAtctccatccatctattcatccatccatccatccatatattctcatacatatacatatataaatacatacattgctACATAATTGGCTCTGGGTACAGTGCTGGGGCTATACAGATAAAAAGACACAGTTCCCTAAGGAGTTCACATTACTTGAAGGAGAAAGACAAGTAATATGAATGATCATGCTATCGTGTGCTCAACACTATGACACTGGGGCAGAAAGAGTTTAACAGGGACATAAAGAAGGACATCCAGAGGAGACTGGTggtgtcagggaaggcttcctgaaggaaCAGGATGAGAAGAAAGGTTGGGCTTCTGGGATCAGTAATAGCACAAGTGAAGGCACCATGGTGTGGAATACTTTTGGAAATAATCACACAAGTTCCGTATGGCTGAAACTGAGACATGGCAGGAGATGAGGCTAGAACGGGGTCAGGCTGCAAGCTGGCAGATGTACCAGGCAACAGAGCTTGGTTTTCTTCTGATGACCATTGAGGAGACTATTAGGCAGGTGAGTGACACAGTGTGATTTGTATTAGAACTCTGCAGTACAAAGTGGACTGGGAGAGTGAGACAGCATAGGGAGGAGGCCAGCCAGGAGGGGAATGCAGACATCTGGGATAGTTTGAAAGACAGGCCGTGATGGCTCATTGTTCtaattttgatttgtttattAGTGAAGTTGCACTGTTTTTCTCATTAGCTCACCTTTTATATTTCtcccatttgtttattcttgttcTGTGTCCATTTAACTATTAGGGTCTTAGTATTTTTCTGTTCCATGTGTatggacattttcttttcttttttgagacagagtctcactctgtcgcccaggctggagtgcactggcacgatttcagcccactgcaacctttgccttctgggttcaagcagttctcctgcatcagcctcccaagtagctgggattacaggcaacctgccgccatgcccagctaatttttttgtatatttaatagagacaggcttttcccatgttggctaggctggtctcgaactcctgacctcaagtgatctgcacttggcttcccaaagtgctgggattat
This region includes:
- the FHOD1 gene encoding FH1/FH2 domain-containing protein 1 isoform X2 encodes the protein MAGGDDRGDEGPVSVVTVRVQYLEDTDPFACANFPEPRRAPTCTLDGALPLGAQIPALHRLLGAPLKLEDCALQVSPSGYYLDPELSLEEQREMLEGFYEEISKGRKPTLILRTQLSVRVNAILEKLYGSSGPELRRSLFSLKQIFQEDQDLVPEFVHSEGLSCLIRVGAAADHNYQSYILRALGQLMLFVDGMLGVVAHSETVQWLYTLCASLSRLVVKTALKLLLVFVEYSENNAPLFIRAVNSVASATGAPPWANLVSILAEKNGADPELLVYTVTLINKTLAALPDQDSFYDVTDALEQQGMEALVQRHLGTAGTDVDLRTQLVLYENALKLEDGDIEEAPGMGGRRERRKPSSEEGKRSRRSLEGGGCPVRAPEPGPTGPASPVGPTSSTSPTSSPVGPPSGLQASVNLFPTISLAPSADTSSERSIYKAPESPPVPQSPPGQARLETRFLENVAAAETEKQVALAQGWAETLPGAMPDEADGHLDARELWDSPETAPVPRTPHSPAPRVLLRTQRSLEPEPKEPLMPSSPKAEPTWELPTRAPKLCIGDLDFSDLGEDEDQDMLNVESAEVGKGVPPPPPPLPLFSGVPPPPPPLPPPPIKGPFPPPPPLAATLPPSVPDSAALPTKRKTVKLFWRELKLAAGHGVSASRFGPCATLWASLEPVSVDTARLEHLFESRAKDVLPSKKAGEGRRTMTTVLDPKRSNAINIGLTTLPPVHVIKAALLNFDEFAVSKDGIEKLLTMMPTEEEQQKIEEAQLANPDIPLGPAENFLMTLASISGLAGRLQLWAFKLDYDSMEREIAEPLFDLKVGMEQLVQNATFRCILATLLAVGNFLNGSQSSGFELSYLEKVSEVKDTVRRQSLLHHLCSLVLQTQPESSDLYSEIPALTRCAKVDFEQLTENLGQLERRSRAAEESLRSLAKHELAPALRARLTHFLAQCARRVAMLKIVHRRVCNRFHAFLLYLGYTPQAAREVRITQFCHTLREFALEYRTCRERVLQQQQKRATYRERNKTRGRMITETEKFSGVAGEAPSNPSVPVAVSSGPGRGDADSHASMKNLLTSRSENTTHNRRSRGMVQSSSPIMPTVGSSTASPEEPPGSSLPSDTSDEIMDMLVQSVTKSSPRALAARERKRSRGNRKSLRRTLKSGLGDDLVQALGLSKGSGLEV
- the FHOD1 gene encoding FH1/FH2 domain-containing protein 1 isoform X1, which gives rise to MAGGDDRGDEGPVSVVTVRVQYLEDTDPFACANFPEPRRAPTCTLDGALPLGAQIPALHRLLGAPLKLEDCALQVSPSGYYLDPELSLEEQREMLEGFYEEISKGRKPTLILRTQLSVRVNAILEKLYGSSGPELRRSLFSLKQIFQEDQDLVPEFVHSEGLSCLIRVGAAADHNYQSYILRALGQLMLFVDGMLGVVAHSETVQWLYTLCASLSRLVVKTALKLLLVFVEYSENNAPLFIRAVNSVASATGAPPWANLVSILAEKNGADPELLVYTVTLINKTLAALPDQDSFYDVTDALEQQGMEALVQRHLGTAGTDVDLRTQLVLYENALKLEDGDIEEAPGMGGRRERRKPSSEEGKRSRRSLEGGGCPVRAPEPGPTGPASPVGPTSSTSPTSSPVGPPSGLQASVNLFPTISLAPSADTSSERSIYKLHQTAPVWAPESPPVPQSPPGQARLETRFLENVAAAETEKQVALAQGWAETLPGAMPDEADGHLDARELWDSPETAPVPRTPHSPAPRVLLRTQRSLEPEPKEPLMPSSPKAEPTWELPTRAPKLCIGDLDFSDLGEDEDQDMLNVESAEVGKGVPPPPPPLPLFSGVPPPPPPLPPPPIKGPFPPPPPLAATLPPSVPDSAALPTKRKTVKLFWRELKLAAGHGVSASRFGPCATLWASLEPVSVDTARLEHLFESRAKDVLPSKKAGEGRRTMTTVLDPKRSNAINIGLTTLPPVHVIKAALLNFDEFAVSKDGIEKLLTMMPTEEEQQKIEEAQLANPDIPLGPAENFLMTLASISGLAGRLQLWAFKLDYDSMEREIAEPLFDLKVGMEQLVQNATFRCILATLLAVGNFLNGSQSSGFELSYLEKVSEVKDTVRRQSLLHHLCSLVLQTQPESSDLYSEIPALTRCAKVDFEQLTENLGQLERRSRAAEESLRSLAKHELAPALRARLTHFLAQCARRVAMLKIVHRRVCNRFHAFLLYLGYTPQAAREVRITQFCHTLREFALEYRTCRERVLQQQQKRATYRERNKTRGRMITETEKFSGVAGEAPSNPSVPVAVSSGPGRGDADSHASMKNLLTSRSENTTHNRRSRGMVQSSSPIMPTVGSSTASPEEPPGSSLPSDTSDEIMDMLVQSVTKSSPRALAARERKRSRGNRKSLRRTLKSGLGDDLVQALGLSKGSGLEV